Proteins from a single region of Congzhengia minquanensis:
- a CDS encoding Gfo/Idh/MocA family protein, translated as MKKLKAILIGAGLRGITYTDFIAENRDKFELVAVAEPADSRRNYIKKKHALSNGLCFTDYKPLLEKGKIADVAIIATMDRDHFEPVMEAIRLGYDILLEKPIAPTPRECEAITSLAEKMGSRILVCHVLRFTPFFVALKEIIDSGKIGEIVSISQIECVGNEHQSHSFVRGNWGNEAKSSFMLLQKSCHDMDILQWLIGTECRQVQSFGSLTYFTEKNAPNGAPDYCIEGCPVGETCPYNAVKLYLKSDSDWFRSASTKMVNPNDDDVKKAISSTQYGKCVFRCDNNVVDHQVVNLLFDGGVTVSFTMCAFNKGGRTIHIMGTKGEIEARLEDNKPIQIYTFADKAVSEYDYAAMGGEGQAGGHSGGDEGIMEAFYNYIANGEAGKNICTVERSLKNHYIAFAAEHSRRSGAVINVEDYMNSIKNEEDYSI; from the coding sequence ATGAAAAAGTTGAAAGCAATCCTGATTGGAGCCGGGCTGCGCGGAATTACATACACAGACTTTATTGCGGAAAACCGAGATAAATTTGAACTTGTAGCCGTGGCAGAGCCGGCAGACAGCAGAAGAAATTATATTAAGAAAAAACACGCGCTTTCAAACGGGCTTTGTTTTACAGACTATAAACCACTTTTAGAAAAGGGTAAAATTGCGGATGTTGCGATTATTGCCACCATGGACAGGGACCATTTTGAACCTGTCATGGAAGCAATTCGTTTGGGCTACGATATTTTGCTGGAAAAACCCATTGCTCCCACGCCAAGGGAGTGCGAGGCCATAACCAGCCTTGCAGAAAAAATGGGTTCGCGCATTTTGGTCTGCCACGTTCTGCGGTTTACACCTTTTTTTGTTGCCTTGAAAGAGATTATCGACAGCGGCAAAATTGGGGAGATTGTTTCCATTTCCCAAATTGAGTGTGTGGGCAATGAACATCAGAGCCACAGCTTTGTCCGCGGCAACTGGGGAAACGAGGCAAAAAGCTCGTTTATGCTGCTGCAAAAATCCTGTCACGACATGGATATTCTGCAGTGGCTGATTGGAACAGAATGCAGACAGGTGCAGTCTTTTGGCAGCTTAACTTATTTCACCGAAAAAAATGCCCCCAACGGTGCGCCAGATTATTGCATTGAGGGCTGCCCTGTGGGAGAAACCTGTCCCTATAACGCTGTGAAGCTTTACTTAAAAAGCGACAGCGACTGGTTCCGTTCTGCCAGCACAAAAATGGTGAACCCGAATGACGATGACGTGAAAAAAGCAATCTCTTCCACACAATATGGCAAATGTGTGTTTCGGTGCGATAACAATGTAGTAGACCACCAGGTGGTAAACCTGCTGTTTGACGGAGGCGTTACCGTTTCGTTTACCATGTGCGCCTTTAACAAGGGAGGCCGAACAATTCACATTATGGGAACAAAAGGTGAAATTGAAGCGCGCTTAGAAGACAACAAGCCCATTCAGATTTATACGTTTGCGGACAAGGCCGTTTCCGAATATGATTATGCCGCAATGGGCGGAGAGGGGCAGGCCGGAGGGCACAGCGGCGGTGACGAGGGAATTATGGAAGCATTTTATAACTACATTGCCAATGGGGAAGCCGGCAAAAATATTTGCACGGTGGAACGCTCCTTAAAAAACCACTACATTGCCTTTGCCGCAGAACATTCAAGGCGTTCGGGCGCGGTGATAAACGTAGAGGACTATATGAATTCTATAAAAAATGAAGAGGATTATTCAATATGA
- a CDS encoding zinc ribbon domain-containing protein has protein sequence MDNFFSEIKNTADKVAKKSSELVEMSKVKLSMVNTKSEIGTNFKVLGELVYLSQKDGAEPDTKKIEETIAKINELYDRLDELSEVSSTLKNEKICPNCTKSNPADAQFCSGCGYKFTNNDPDDDDLNVEEITEVDVV, from the coding sequence ATGGATAATTTTTTCTCAGAAATCAAAAATACAGCCGATAAAGTGGCGAAAAAGTCCAGCGAGCTTGTAGAAATGTCGAAAGTGAAGCTCAGCATGGTAAACACGAAATCGGAAATTGGAACAAACTTCAAGGTTTTAGGCGAACTGGTTTACCTTTCTCAAAAAGACGGAGCTGAACCGGATACAAAAAAAATTGAAGAAACAATTGCAAAAATTAACGAGCTTTATGATCGTCTTGACGAGCTTTCTGAGGTTAGCTCAACATTAAAAAATGAAAAAATTTGTCCTAACTGCACGAAAAGCAACCCGGCCGACGCGCAGTTCTGCTCTGGCTGCGGCTATAAATTTACAAACAACGACCCGGATGATGACGATTTAAATGTGGAAGAAATTACTGAGGTCGATGTGGTTTAA
- a CDS encoding phosphotransferase enzyme family protein gives MIERYLSDICGAFGIKSEGISFGGGHINDTYSAEKDGYPCVLQRINTEVFKNPDEVMSNIFRVTSHLRLKLKTSNGDADRGTLHFLKTADGAPYFKDGDGDCFRVYRFIENSITVETVSKPAQFYEAAKTFGRFQNMLADFPAEQLYETIQQFHDTPNRVKQLNDAINSDCCGRVKECSPELEYAMKQVPEAGIVCGAIAESAVPCRVTHNDTKLNNVLFDEKTGEGICVIDLDTVMPGSLLYDFGDALRFGANTAAEDETDLDKVVFDLNLFEAFTKGFASELKNTITPAEKELLAFSAKLMTYECGIRFLADFLNGDTYFKTKYRNHNLDRARNQFQLCRQIDLKRNEMNKIVNESF, from the coding sequence ATGATTGAACGTTATTTATCAGATATTTGCGGTGCCTTCGGAATTAAATCGGAGGGCATATCCTTTGGCGGAGGCCACATTAATGACACCTACAGCGCAGAAAAAGACGGCTATCCCTGTGTATTGCAGCGGATTAACACAGAGGTTTTTAAGAATCCAGATGAGGTTATGAGCAACATTTTTCGCGTGACCTCTCATCTTCGCTTAAAACTTAAGACGTCAAACGGCGACGCAGACAGGGGAACGCTTCATTTCTTGAAAACAGCAGACGGCGCTCCTTATTTTAAAGACGGCGACGGCGACTGTTTTCGGGTTTATCGTTTTATTGAAAACAGCATTACGGTTGAAACCGTTTCAAAACCGGCGCAATTTTATGAGGCGGCAAAAACCTTTGGCCGGTTCCAGAACATGCTGGCGGACTTTCCTGCGGAACAGCTTTATGAAACAATTCAACAGTTTCACGACACACCAAACCGTGTGAAACAATTAAACGATGCAATTAACAGCGATTGCTGCGGCAGGGTGAAGGAGTGTTCACCTGAATTAGAATATGCCATGAAGCAGGTGCCTGAGGCGGGCATCGTTTGCGGCGCAATTGCAGAAAGCGCCGTTCCATGCCGCGTAACACATAACGACACCAAGCTGAACAATGTTTTGTTTGATGAGAAAACCGGTGAGGGGATTTGCGTAATTGATTTAGATACGGTAATGCCCGGATCCCTTTTATATGACTTTGGCGACGCCCTCAGGTTCGGCGCCAACACCGCCGCAGAGGACGAAACAGACCTTGACAAGGTGGTTTTTGATTTAAACCTGTTTGAGGCCTTTACCAAAGGGTTTGCTTCGGAACTGAAAAACACCATAACACCGGCGGAAAAAGAGCTTTTGGCGTTTTCGGCAAAGCTTATGACATACGAGTGCGGAATCCGCTTTTTGGCAGACTTTTTAAACGGGGATACATATTTTAAAACAAAATACAGAAACCATAATTTAGACAGAGCGAGAAACCAGTTTCAGCTCTGCCGCCAAATTGATTTGAAGCGGAACGAAATGAATAAAATTGTAAACGAAAGCTTTTAA
- a CDS encoding nicotinate phosphoribosyltransferase: MNIENLTLLTDFYELTMANGYFEHGLKDEIAYFDMFFRKVPDDGGFAIMAGLKQLIDYIEQLEFSEEDIAFLRSKNIFSEAFLTYLKEFQFECDVWGIPEGTPIFPHEPIITVRGPVIQAQFIETMVLLSINHQSLIATKANRIVRAAEGRAVMEFGSRRAQGYDGAIYGARAAYIAGCCGTACTISERMDGIPALGTMAHSWVQLFDSEYEAFAAYAKTYPDACVLLVDTYNVLKSGIPNAIKVFHDVLLPMGFRPKGIRIDSGDIAYLSKRARKMLDDAGFSDCTITASNSLDEYIIRDTLQQGAKIDSFGVGERLITSKSEPVFGGVYKLAAVEKNGKIIPKIKISENTEKITNPGFKQVYRLFSKESGEAIADVITLFGEVIDDTKPYEIFDPEHTWKRKTLTNFKAEKITTQLFSGGKRVYDSPNVHEIKKHCAFEIDRLWDEVKRFEFPHKYYVDLSPELWEIKNNLLKKYSDE, translated from the coding sequence ATGAATATTGAAAATTTAACCCTGCTCACTGACTTTTATGAACTGACCATGGCCAACGGATATTTTGAGCATGGATTAAAGGACGAAATTGCCTATTTCGACATGTTTTTTCGAAAAGTGCCGGACGACGGCGGTTTTGCAATTATGGCAGGTTTAAAACAGCTGATTGACTATATTGAACAGTTAGAGTTCAGCGAGGAAGATATTGCATTTTTAAGGAGCAAAAACATTTTCAGTGAAGCATTTTTAACCTATTTAAAAGAGTTTCAATTTGAATGCGACGTTTGGGGGATTCCCGAGGGAACGCCGATTTTTCCCCACGAGCCGATCATAACCGTCCGCGGGCCGGTGATTCAGGCGCAGTTTATCGAAACCATGGTTCTGCTTTCCATTAACCACCAGTCGCTGATTGCAACAAAGGCAAACCGCATTGTCCGCGCCGCAGAGGGCAGAGCAGTGATGGAGTTTGGCTCCCGCCGGGCCCAGGGCTATGACGGCGCGATTTACGGCGCGCGGGCGGCGTATATTGCCGGCTGCTGCGGAACGGCCTGCACCATTTCTGAGCGCATGGACGGAATCCCGGCTTTGGGCACCATGGCCCACAGCTGGGTTCAGCTGTTCGACTCGGAATATGAGGCATTTGCGGCTTATGCAAAAACTTATCCCGATGCCTGCGTGCTTTTGGTGGATACGTATAACGTGTTAAAATCCGGAATACCCAACGCAATTAAAGTGTTTCACGACGTGCTGCTTCCGATGGGATTTCGCCCAAAAGGTATCCGCATTGATTCAGGCGACATTGCCTACCTTTCAAAACGCGCACGGAAAATGCTGGACGACGCCGGATTTTCCGACTGTACCATCACTGCTTCAAACTCCTTAGACGAATATATTATCCGCGACACGCTGCAGCAGGGTGCAAAAATCGATTCCTTCGGCGTGGGCGAGCGACTTATCACGTCTAAATCCGAACCGGTGTTCGGAGGTGTTTACAAACTGGCGGCCGTTGAAAAGAACGGAAAAATTATTCCGAAAATTAAAATCAGCGAAAACACAGAAAAAATTACAAACCCGGGATTTAAGCAGGTTTACCGGCTGTTTTCAAAGGAGAGCGGGGAAGCCATTGCCGATGTTATTACGCTGTTCGGCGAGGTAATTGACGACACGAAGCCCTATGAAATTTTTGACCCGGAACATACCTGGAAGCGGAAAACACTGACAAATTTTAAAGCAGAAAAAATAACGACGCAGCTCTTTTCCGGCGGCAAACGGGTGTATGACAGTCCGAATGTTCACGAAATTAAAAAGCACTGCGCCTTTGAAATTGACAGACTGTGGGACGAAGTGAAACGGTTTGAGTTCCCCCACAAATATTATGTAGATTTGTCGCCTGAACTTTGGGAAATTAAAAATAACTTGTTAAAAAAATATTCTGACGAATAA
- a CDS encoding SDR family NAD(P)-dependent oxidoreductase: MLALITGASSGIGRDIARVLSKKGYDLILVARRENRLAELKNELETNAEIFTADLTEEAECLKLCSYAEKLDIDLLVNNAGAGLFGEFTQTDSEREIQMIHLNIRAMHILTKFFVTKFTEKDRGVVLNVASSAAFLPGPFMAAYYASKAYVLRLSQAINEELSQKNSQVYISVLCPGPVDTEFNSVANVRFSLKGLSSEYVANMAVRSMLKGKKVIVPGFFMKCSHFFSKLLPDSILVKFASHFQKKKTRG; encoded by the coding sequence ATGCTTGCACTCATCACCGGCGCCAGCTCAGGCATTGGCAGGGATATTGCCCGCGTGCTCAGCAAAAAGGGTTACGACTTAATTTTGGTTGCCCGCAGGGAGAACCGCCTGGCAGAACTGAAAAATGAGCTGGAAACAAACGCGGAAATTTTTACGGCTGATTTAACAGAAGAAGCGGAATGTCTAAAGCTTTGCAGCTATGCAGAAAAGCTTGACATAGACCTTTTGGTGAATAACGCCGGAGCCGGGCTGTTTGGCGAATTTACGCAAACCGATTCAGAACGTGAAATTCAAATGATTCACCTGAACATTCGTGCAATGCACATTTTAACCAAGTTTTTTGTGACAAAATTTACGGAAAAAGATAGGGGCGTTGTGTTAAACGTCGCTTCGTCTGCGGCATTTCTTCCGGGGCCGTTTATGGCGGCATATTATGCCTCGAAAGCATATGTGCTTCGGCTTTCCCAGGCAATTAACGAAGAACTTTCGCAAAAAAACAGCCAGGTGTATATTTCTGTGCTGTGTCCCGGCCCGGTGGACACAGAGTTTAACAGCGTTGCTAACGTTCGGTTCAGCTTAAAGGGCTTAAGCAGCGAATATGTTGCAAACATGGCGGTTCGCAGCATGCTGAAGGGAAAAAAGGTGATTGTTCCCGGCTTTTTCATGAAATGTTCCCATTTTTTCTCGAAGCTGTTGCCGGATAGCATTCTGGTAAAGTTTGCAAGTCATTTTCAAAAAAAGAAGACGAGGGGTTAA
- a CDS encoding AI-2E family transporter, protein MKYFESNWFKLLITGMILIVVYKSVDNINGIFSFFGTLLGILMPVIIGCVIALFAYRPVCKLKGLLCKVNNRLVTSHSLVISVLIVYIIFFAVVALAFNFIVPVLYKNVEELVTKLPGYIDSLNGLLRHVEFIPQVDLSFIGEKLLSYFNFERLNEYVSVITGIANSFVSFLVSIIVSIYIILEKEHILLFFSKIKKRFQFDHKTDVVVRYIKKIINLFYSYFAGLLIDSVLIGSISTVVFASFKVPYAVFLGLAVAIGNMIPFFGPIVAALVTYLIGMIGLGPVNALWILVFQFVLGQIDGNIIQPKIVGSQVGVSPLLVLVSVTVFGGLFGPLGMILGVPICASAKLVLEDYLEDGKIDGEKREIT, encoded by the coding sequence ATGAAATATTTTGAAAGTAATTGGTTCAAACTGCTTATCACAGGAATGATTCTGATTGTTGTGTATAAATCGGTGGACAATATTAATGGCATTTTTTCTTTTTTCGGAACGTTGCTGGGCATTTTAATGCCGGTGATAATTGGCTGTGTGATTGCGCTTTTTGCCTACCGTCCCGTCTGCAAATTAAAAGGGCTTTTGTGCAAGGTGAATAACCGGCTTGTTACGTCTCACTCATTGGTCATCAGTGTTTTAATTGTATATATTATTTTCTTTGCAGTTGTGGCTTTGGCGTTTAACTTCATTGTGCCGGTGCTGTATAAAAATGTGGAAGAGCTGGTGACAAAGCTGCCGGGGTATATCGACAGCTTAAACGGTCTTCTGCGCCATGTTGAGTTTATTCCCCAGGTGGATTTGAGCTTTATTGGTGAAAAACTGTTAAGCTATTTTAATTTTGAACGGCTGAATGAGTATGTTTCTGTCATTACAGGCATTGCAAACTCCTTTGTTTCGTTCTTGGTAAGTATTATTGTTTCGATCTACATTATTTTAGAAAAAGAGCATATTTTGCTTTTTTTCAGCAAGATAAAAAAGCGGTTTCAATTTGACCACAAAACCGATGTGGTGGTTCGGTATATCAAAAAGATTATTAATTTATTCTACTCCTATTTTGCAGGGCTGTTAATCGATTCTGTGTTAATCGGTTCCATTTCCACAGTTGTTTTTGCAAGCTTTAAAGTGCCATATGCTGTGTTTTTGGGTCTTGCCGTGGCAATTGGAAACATGATTCCGTTTTTCGGGCCGATTGTTGCGGCGCTTGTCACCTATCTGATTGGAATGATTGGCTTAGGGCCGGTGAACGCCCTTTGGATTTTGGTGTTCCAGTTTGTTTTGGGTCAGATTGACGGAAACATCATTCAGCCAAAAATTGTGGGTTCTCAGGTTGGCGTCAGCCCGCTTTTGGTTTTGGTTTCGGTGACGGTTTTTGGCGGATTGTTCGGCCCGCTTGGCATGATTTTGGGCGTTCCGATCTGTGCGTCGGCAAAGCTGGTGCTGGAAGATTATTTAGAGGACGGCAAAATCGACGGCGAGAAACGTGAAATAACTTGA